From Sphingomonas hengshuiensis, one genomic window encodes:
- a CDS encoding dienelactone hydrolase family protein — translation MILRSDEILDVDVPGGGAMRMHLFRPAIEGRFPGVLLFSEIYQVTAPIRRLAAMIAGNGYIVAVPEVYHEYEPAGTVLAYDPAGTDRGNALKVTKPVAAYDADAAAGLTALAEHPACNGRLGTFGVCLGGHLAYRAALDPRVAAAACFYPTDIHSSTLGEGRCDDSMARMAELNAEMLFVWGRQDPHIPFAGREAIRARLEETGVSYAWHEMNAQHAFLRDEGPRYDPALFLEAMALTLGFYRRVLG, via the coding sequence ATGATCCTGCGCAGCGACGAAATCCTGGACGTGGACGTGCCCGGCGGCGGGGCGATGCGGATGCATCTGTTCCGGCCCGCGATCGAGGGGCGGTTTCCCGGCGTGCTGCTGTTTTCCGAAATCTATCAGGTCACTGCGCCCATCCGGCGGCTGGCGGCGATGATCGCGGGCAATGGCTATATCGTCGCGGTGCCCGAGGTCTATCATGAGTACGAGCCCGCGGGCACGGTTCTGGCCTATGATCCCGCGGGCACCGATCGCGGCAACGCGCTGAAGGTTACCAAGCCGGTCGCGGCTTATGATGCCGATGCGGCGGCGGGGCTGACCGCGCTGGCCGAACATCCGGCGTGTAACGGGCGGCTGGGGACGTTCGGAGTCTGCCTGGGCGGGCATCTGGCCTACCGCGCCGCGCTCGACCCGCGCGTGGCGGCGGCGGCGTGCTTCTACCCGACCGACATCCATTCGAGCACGCTGGGCGAGGGCCGCTGCGACGACAGCATGGCGCGGATGGCCGAGCTGAACGCGGAGATGCTGTTCGTCTGGGGCCGGCAGGACCCGCACATCCCCTTTGCCGGACGCGAAGCGATCCGCGCGCGGCTGGAGGAGACCGGCGTGTCCTATGCCTGGCACGAGATGAACGCCCAGCACGCCTTTCTGCGCGACGAGGGGCCGCGCTATGACCCCGCGCTGTTCCTGGAGGCGATGGCGCTTACGCTGGGGTTTTACCGGCGGGTGTTGGGGTGA
- a CDS encoding IS110 family RNA-guided transposase, translating to MDYYAGLDVSLEKTHICVLDRDGTVIHEVTASSSAEAISAALAKAPACTRVVFETGRMAPMLYHGLAELGVPVVCVESRQAYQALKTLATHKTDRNDARGLAQLARTGFFKPVHVKSLPAHAVRALIIARKKLVGQRVTLENQIRGLAVVFGVRLPRGLSPAFVDQVIAMSEGIAGLSGAMRGLVAARHAVLGAIAAIDADMKKLVRASDACRRLMTIPGVGQLTALAFTAAIDDPGRFRRSRDLGAYLGLVPRRYQSGEIDYVGGISKVGDRRVRTLLYESANVMLTRYKGDLKLKDWALAIARRSTMRKARIALARRLAIIMHSMLRHGTDFRPA from the coding sequence ATGGATTACTATGCTGGCTTGGACGTGTCGCTGGAGAAGACGCACATCTGCGTCCTTGATCGTGACGGCACGGTGATACACGAGGTGACGGCGTCGTCATCAGCGGAGGCGATCTCGGCGGCCCTGGCCAAGGCCCCGGCGTGTACGCGTGTGGTGTTCGAGACGGGCCGCATGGCACCGATGCTCTACCATGGCTTGGCCGAACTGGGCGTGCCGGTTGTCTGCGTCGAGAGCCGGCAGGCATATCAGGCGCTGAAGACGCTGGCGACACACAAGACTGACCGCAATGATGCGCGTGGGCTGGCTCAGTTGGCGAGGACGGGCTTCTTTAAGCCCGTGCACGTGAAGTCGCTACCGGCACATGCGGTGCGCGCGCTGATCATCGCGCGCAAGAAGCTGGTCGGCCAGCGCGTCACGCTCGAGAACCAGATCCGTGGCCTCGCGGTCGTGTTCGGCGTCCGGTTGCCGCGTGGCCTCAGCCCCGCGTTCGTAGACCAGGTGATCGCCATGAGCGAAGGCATTGCGGGCCTGTCAGGCGCCATGCGAGGGCTCGTGGCGGCACGCCATGCCGTACTCGGCGCGATCGCGGCCATCGACGCCGACATGAAGAAGCTGGTTCGCGCGTCCGATGCGTGCCGCCGGCTGATGACCATCCCTGGCGTTGGGCAACTGACCGCGCTGGCGTTCACCGCCGCCATCGACGATCCGGGCCGCTTCCGCCGCTCGCGTGATCTCGGTGCCTATCTCGGACTGGTGCCGCGGCGCTACCAGTCGGGCGAGATCGACTATGTCGGCGGGATCTCCAAAGTTGGCGACCGACGCGTTCGAACCCTGCTCTATGAGTCGGCCAACGTCATGCTCACCCGCTACAAGGGCGATCTGAAGCTGAAGGACTGGGCGCTCGCCATCGCCAGGCGCTCGACCATGCGCAAGGCGCGGATCGCGCTCGCCCGACGCCTCGCCATCATCATGCACTCCATGCTCCGACACGGCACCGACTTCCGACCGGCCTAA
- a CDS encoding DUF7668 domain-containing protein, with protein sequence MSTPVPILNDEEQEHPVPSVWRSKLRDIAEALKDGNFNLLGLADVDQLDDTTAAGIVQNINDYGCTLTSLPDASWETSVCQWQLEYWEVLVDLFTVEEGCSDLVLHVHVFERVGGFDFKVHFVYVP encoded by the coding sequence GTGAGTACACCAGTTCCAATTCTGAACGACGAAGAGCAGGAGCATCCTGTTCCGTCAGTATGGAGAAGTAAGCTTCGGGACATCGCGGAGGCGCTCAAAGATGGCAACTTCAACCTACTTGGCCTCGCCGATGTCGATCAGCTGGACGATACCACGGCGGCTGGAATTGTTCAAAATATCAATGACTATGGCTGCACACTGACCTCGCTCCCAGACGCTAGTTGGGAAACCTCGGTCTGCCAGTGGCAACTCGAATATTGGGAAGTGCTGGTAGACTTATTCACCGTCGAGGAGGGATGTAGTGACCTGGTTTTGCATGTTCACGTTTTCGAGCGAGTTGGCGGTTTCGATTTCAAAGTGCACTTCGTTTATGTGCCATAG